gctcggtgatttccggaagatgccgagtcgttgttgttgttgttattttttccttcagtttgtttacaaacccaacgtgatctcccatagtggtccatatacgctttatgcggtaatcaaatcgatcaacttttaaatatccaacgcaatccttccacacctcatttcacgatgtcacgagctccgatttttaggttatgttgtcagttttagttgaccggaaatagccgcgagttgccgttaattgtttccgttagaaaactgcccccagacgcgggaaattcgaaaaagcgcgttcccaacaacgcaaattgcgcagtaaggagtgtatttcagacttttttaatgtgaccatcgtagtTTTCGTGTcgtttaacctctaaaaagtctattcgcacggctgcaTCTCTTgtatgcaacaggcccattgttggaggaattattttttctcatgtttCCTCGAAACTTGACTTTTAGCTTTTCCGCCCTTCTTCAAATAAGCCGTTCCATTGATAGTGCGGAGAGGACTGGAGTCAGCAACCTAGCAATCTCCTATTTGCGCTACGCTGCACACGACGAATAATGAATGGAAAGAACTGAAAGAACAAGCGCGATAAAAGACGATAGATAGCGAATCAGCTATTTATTTAATGAGGAAGTACGTTTTGTGAAGGTGTCCAAAATAGAAGGTGCTATCACGTTTATTTTATGTCAAGTAATTAGGTGACTCTACGTTTCCACGCGTCACAGTTTCATGAGCGTGACTTCGGGGGCGATCGTGATAAGGGCATCTGAATGGAAAACTGTTGCAGTGAATAAACGTTAAAGCGACTTCAGTTGTTCCGTTGTCTCTGTGATTCTGTCACTTGGAAAATACAATAGTCGCGCGCGGGCCGGTGCTTCTCAACATGCTCGCGTTAGTCGAGTTGAACGCGTCAACGATAGAAAAATTCCCTTCATTTTGTGAAATACCTTACGCAACCCCTTCGGTCTGATATGTTGGATAGTGAGTTCGACTGCAAATAACACTTTTTGGTGCGTCGCATGATTCGTGTTACTTTCgtataaaaaatttgtattaatttttttgtgtattgATTCTTTCATCTCGCTCTTCGTCTCCTTGTTGGGTCTACTCTTCTCTTCTATGTCAATCTTTCTTCTCACCTGCCTCTGTCTCACTTAAGGTAAAACTTTATCTTCTTTATCtagttttctcttttcctcttcttttttactatttctgCTTTTACAGAAATATTGCATACTTACTCTGTCACGAAGGTGTTGAGCATAAAAGTTGGTTAAATAGGATTTTTATCCTTTGATACCTTCATTTCTTTCAATCATCAAAATATCGTTGAGAGACACTGTAGCGTAATTgcatttctaaattttgatcAGCCttaggggggggggttaaactTTAAATCGAAGTAATATAagcttttcaaagttttttttcttatcttatTAATAATTTGATGTAGGTAATTATGTGGTAGCTCTCCTCGTTTCTGTAGTGGCTCTATATAAATGCTCACaatagtactgaattttttccaacaagtaattgtgttaattaattttatatttttatggcTCAATTATTACATACTTATGGTATTATAGCAATAATAGGAATTATTATAAAATTATCTTCACCACGAGTAAAAGCTTACTTACAACTATAAATGATGCAACGACATTCAATGCTGATTCCCCTGAGCTGTTAccaacgaataaaaaaaaaatgtgtaattacTTTATGCTCACGTCTCATTTTCCTGAAAGATAACCAGCCCCTaatgtttcttgaaattttctgtgaattttttcgCTTCTCCCAAATTTTCCCGTACAATTTAAAGGAGATATTATGGTTacttctcttttgaaaaaattaagcatgttcagagatttttaaacgttgcaatggagTTTCGActttttctactttcaatatcaaaatattaCTCCATCTAATCTCTTGCGATTCACAACCTACTCAACTGCGTATTTTGATTACTGAAGACACCTATTGATTTTCTCTTATACAACTGCATTTCTATCTTGTTCCAGAAATCTCATTTTACCGGTAGCCCAAAATGAACCGGACACCGGCAGGCGTCCTCGCGCTGCTGGCGCTGCTCACGGTTGCCCAGCACGCGTCCACAGAGGCACCTTTGGATTGGTGGCAAACTGACGTCATCTACCAGATCTACCCCCGCTCCTTCAAGGACAGCAACGGCGACGGCATCGGGGACCTGAAAGGCATCACCGAGAAAGCCGACTACCTCAAAAGCCTCGGGATCGGCGCCATCTGGATCTCGCCCATCTTCAAATCCCCGATGGCCGACTTCGGTTACGACATCGCCGACTTCCGCGCCATCGAGCCCATCTTCGGCACCATGGAGGACTTCAAAATCCTGAGAGACACCTTCCACGAGAAAGGCATCAAAGTCATCTTGGACTTCGTGCCGAACCACTCCTCGGACGAGCACGAGTGGTTCCAGAAGTCCGTCCAGAACATCGCCCCCTACTCGGACTACTACGTCTGGGTCGACGCCAAGTACGTCAACGGGACCCGCACGCCGCCCTCCAACTGGCTCTCCTACTTCGAGGGCTCCGCCTGGACCTGGAACGAGAACCGCCAGAAGTACTATCTCCACCAGTATCACCCCAAACAACCTGACCTCAACTACCGCAACCCGGCCGTCATGAAGGAGATGCAGGAAGTCCTCCGCTTTTGGCTCGACCTGGGGGTCGATGGCTTCCGAGTCGACACCGTCTTCACCCTCGTCGAAGACGACAGGTACCTAGACGAGCCCCGCTCTTTCATCCCCGGCCTCGAGCCCACCAACATCGGGTACCTCGATCACATCTACACCAAAGACCAACCCGGAACCTACGACGTCATCTACCAGTTCAGGGCCTTCCTCGATGAGTACCAGAAGAACAGCACGAAACCGACGACGACGAAGTTCATGGCGACCGAGGCCTACTCCACCCTGGACGACACGATGCGTTACTACGGCAACGCCACCAACAACGGCTCGCACTTCCCGTTCAACTTCCTGCTCACGACCGAGGTGGACAGGCAGTCCGAGGCGGATTTCTTCAAGAGCCTCATCGATTCGTGGTACGAGAAGATGCCCGCCGGGAGGTGGGCGAACTGGGTGATCGGGAACCACGATAAACCGCGAGCTGCCTCCCGGTTCGGGCGGGACATGCTGGACAGCATCCACATGATCCAGTTCCTCATCCCCGGGACCGTCGTCACGTACATGGGCGACGAGATCGCCATGAAGGACGCCTTCATCCGGTGGAAGGAGACTGTCGATCCTCCGGGTGTCAACAGCGGCAAGCGGCTCTACACGAGCTTCTCGCGCGATCCCGAGCGATCCCCGTTCTTGTGGGACGACACCCTCAGCGCTGGGTTCTCGTCGAACCGTACGACATGGCTGCCGATTCACCCCAACTAC
This window of the Bemisia tabaci chromosome 3, PGI_BMITA_v3 genome carries:
- the LOC109044219 gene encoding maltase A3, whose amino-acid sequence is MNRTPAGVLALLALLTVAQHASTEAPLDWWQTDVIYQIYPRSFKDSNGDGIGDLKGITEKADYLKSLGIGAIWISPIFKSPMADFGYDIADFRAIEPIFGTMEDFKILRDTFHEKGIKVILDFVPNHSSDEHEWFQKSVQNIAPYSDYYVWVDAKYVNGTRTPPSNWLSYFEGSAWTWNENRQKYYLHQYHPKQPDLNYRNPAVMKEMQEVLRFWLDLGVDGFRVDTVFTLVEDDRYLDEPRSFIPGLEPTNIGYLDHIYTKDQPGTYDVIYQFRAFLDEYQKNSTKPTTTKFMATEAYSTLDDTMRYYGNATNNGSHFPFNFLLTTEVDRQSEADFFKSLIDSWYEKMPAGRWANWVIGNHDKPRAASRFGRDMLDSIHMIQFLIPGTVVTYMGDEIAMKDAFIRWKETVDPPGVNSGKRLYTSFSRDPERSPFLWDDTLSAGFSSNRTTWLPIHPNYWDFNLAKQEKSPKSHLSIYKRLLKLKSFPVIQRGSVKLTAPNKNILVIERRQEKTVFVAVVNIGSFYETFDLTKHVSLPEPKLVVYTSSMNCEHKEDEAVDASAIKLRPKAGVVLSNQKNKVD